A single window of Mustela erminea isolate mMusErm1 chromosome 4, mMusErm1.Pri, whole genome shotgun sequence DNA harbors:
- the ZBTB22 gene encoding zinc finger and BTB domain-containing protein 22 isoform X1 codes for MNASAKPPSPEFFSSRRGLLPLRDPPGRPPPSPCSCGWGGTPSLHAMEPSPLSPSGAALPLPLSLAPPPLPLPAAAVVHVSFPEVTSALLESLNQQRLQGQLCDVSIRVQGREFRAHRAVLAASSPYFHDQVLLKGMTSISLPSVMDPGAFETVLASAYTGRLSMAAADIVNFLTVGSVLQMWHIVDKCTELLREGRASATSTTATTAAATSATVPGAGLPSGSGATVGPATMGSVRSHASSRASENQSPSSSNYFSPRESTDFSSSSQEAFAASAVGSGERRGGGPVFPAPVVGSGGATSGKLLLEADELCDDGGDGRGAVVPGAGLRRPTYAPPSIMPQKHWVYVKRGGNSPAPAPLVPQDPDLEEDEEEEDLVLTCEDDEDEELGGGSRVPEAGGPEATLSISDVRTLTEPPDKGEEQVNFCESSNDFGSYEGGGPGAGLDDSGGPTPSSYAPSHPPRPLLPLDMQGNQILVFPSSSSSSSSSQAPGQPPGNQAEHGAVTLGGTSAGALGMPSGAGGTPGGTGSGDGNKIFLCHCGKAFSHKSMRDRHVNMHLNLRPFDCPVCNKKFKMKHHLTEHMKTHTGLKPYECGVCAKKFMWRDSFMRHRGHCERRHRLGGGGSGPGPGGPVGPALPPKRESPGGGGGSGDEVSGATPQSSRRVWSPPSVHKVEMGFGGGGGTN; via the exons ATGAATGCTTCGGCCAAACCACCAAGTCCTGAGTTCTTCAGCAGCAGAAGAGGCCTATTACCTTTAAG agACCCCCCCGGCcgccctcctccttccccttgttCCTGTGGCTGGGGGGGTACCCCCTCCCTCCACGCCATGGAaccatctcctctctctcccagtgGGGCAGCACTGCCCCTGCCTCTGTCActggccccacccccactgcccctgcctgcAGCTGCGGTGGTACACGTGTCCTTCCCTGAGGTGACCAGTGCCCTCCTGGAGTCCCTCAATCAGCAGCGGCTACAGGGCCAGCTCTGCGATGTGTCCATCCGAGTGCAGGGCCGGGAGTTCAGGGCTCATCGTGCTGTCCTGGCTGCTTCCTCCCCTTACTTCCACGACCAGGTTTTACTCAAGGGCATGACCTCCATCTCACTGCCCAGCGTCATGGACCCAGGCGCCTTCGAGACTGTCCTGGCTTCGGCTTACACTGGCCGCCTCAGCATGGCTGCTGCTGACATTGTCAACTTCCTCACAGTGGGGTCGGTGCTCCAAATGTGGCACATCGTGGATAAGTGCACTGAACTCCTCCGTGAAGGCCGGGCCTCGGCAACCAGCACCACCGCCACCACTGCCGCAGCCACCTCTGCCACTGTCCCTGGGGCTGGGCTCCCATCAGGGAGTGGGGCCACTGTGGGCCCCGCCACCATGGGCTCTGTGCGCTCTCATGCCTCCAGCCGGGCCAGTGAGAATCAGTCCCCCAGCAGCAGCAACTACTTCAGCCCCCGGGAGTCCActgatttctcctcttcctcccaagaGGCATTTGCAGCTTCTGCAGTGGGCAGCGGGGAGCGCCGAGGAGGTGGCCCTGTATTCCCAGCCCCTGTGGTTGGCAGTGGGGGAGCCACCTCGGGGAAGCTGCTGCTGGAGGCGGACGAGCTTTGCGACGATGGTGGCGATGGGAGGGGTGCTGTGGTTCCCGGGGCTGGGCTCCGGCGGCCTACCTATGCACCACCCAGCATCATGCCACAGAAGCACTGGGTATACGTGAAGCGGGGTGGAAACAGCCCAGCACCAGCACCCCTGGTTCCCCAAGACCCAGATCtggaagaggatgaggaggaggaagacctgGTGTTGACCTGTGAGGATGATGAAGATGAAGAGCTGGGGGGTGGCTCCAGGGTTCCCGAGGCTGGAGGACCCGAGGCTACCCTTAGCATAAGTGATGTCCGGACCCTAACTGAACCTCCGGACAAGGGAGAGGAGCAGGTCAATTTCTGTGAGTCTTCCAATGACTTTGGCTCCTATGAGGGTGGGGGTCCTGGGGCTGGGCTTGATGATTCAGGGGGGCCAACTCCTTCCTCTTacgccccctcccaccctccgaGGCCCCTGCTTCCCCTGGACATGCAGGGCAATCAGATCCTAGTCTTCCCATCgtcttcatcttcctcctcctcctcacaggCTCCAGGACAGCCACCTGGGAACCAAGCTGAACATGGGGCGGTGACCCTGGGGGGCACCTCGGCCGGGGCCCTGGGCATGCCGAGTGGTGCCGGGGGGACCCCTGGAGGGACAGGCAGTGGGGATGGGAATAAGATCTTTTTGTGCCACTGTGGGAAGGCCTTTTCCCACAAGAGCATGCGCGATCGACACGTGAATATGCACCTCAACCTGCGGCCCTTTGACTGCCCTGTGTGCAACAAAAAGTTTAAGATGAAGCACCACCTGACCGAGCACATGAAGACGCACACGGGCCTCAAACCCTACGAGTGTGGCGTCTGCGCCAAGAAGTTCATGTGGCGAGACAGCTTCATGCGCCACCGGGGACACTGTGAGCGCAGGCACCGCCTGGGCGGGGGCGGGAGTGGGCCTGGACCTGGGGGCCCAGTAGGGCCAGCCCTGCCACCCAAGAGAGAGTCccccggtgggggcgggggcagtggCGATGAGGTGAGTGGGGCCACGCCCCAGTCCAGCCGAAGGGTCTGGTCGCCACCCAGTGTGCACAAGGTGGAGATGGGCTTTGGTGGAGGTGGAGGAACAAACTGA
- the ZBTB22 gene encoding zinc finger and BTB domain-containing protein 22 isoform X2, producing MEPSPLSPSGAALPLPLSLAPPPLPLPAAAVVHVSFPEVTSALLESLNQQRLQGQLCDVSIRVQGREFRAHRAVLAASSPYFHDQVLLKGMTSISLPSVMDPGAFETVLASAYTGRLSMAAADIVNFLTVGSVLQMWHIVDKCTELLREGRASATSTTATTAAATSATVPGAGLPSGSGATVGPATMGSVRSHASSRASENQSPSSSNYFSPRESTDFSSSSQEAFAASAVGSGERRGGGPVFPAPVVGSGGATSGKLLLEADELCDDGGDGRGAVVPGAGLRRPTYAPPSIMPQKHWVYVKRGGNSPAPAPLVPQDPDLEEDEEEEDLVLTCEDDEDEELGGGSRVPEAGGPEATLSISDVRTLTEPPDKGEEQVNFCESSNDFGSYEGGGPGAGLDDSGGPTPSSYAPSHPPRPLLPLDMQGNQILVFPSSSSSSSSSQAPGQPPGNQAEHGAVTLGGTSAGALGMPSGAGGTPGGTGSGDGNKIFLCHCGKAFSHKSMRDRHVNMHLNLRPFDCPVCNKKFKMKHHLTEHMKTHTGLKPYECGVCAKKFMWRDSFMRHRGHCERRHRLGGGGSGPGPGGPVGPALPPKRESPGGGGGSGDEVSGATPQSSRRVWSPPSVHKVEMGFGGGGGTN from the coding sequence ATGGAaccatctcctctctctcccagtgGGGCAGCACTGCCCCTGCCTCTGTCActggccccacccccactgcccctgcctgcAGCTGCGGTGGTACACGTGTCCTTCCCTGAGGTGACCAGTGCCCTCCTGGAGTCCCTCAATCAGCAGCGGCTACAGGGCCAGCTCTGCGATGTGTCCATCCGAGTGCAGGGCCGGGAGTTCAGGGCTCATCGTGCTGTCCTGGCTGCTTCCTCCCCTTACTTCCACGACCAGGTTTTACTCAAGGGCATGACCTCCATCTCACTGCCCAGCGTCATGGACCCAGGCGCCTTCGAGACTGTCCTGGCTTCGGCTTACACTGGCCGCCTCAGCATGGCTGCTGCTGACATTGTCAACTTCCTCACAGTGGGGTCGGTGCTCCAAATGTGGCACATCGTGGATAAGTGCACTGAACTCCTCCGTGAAGGCCGGGCCTCGGCAACCAGCACCACCGCCACCACTGCCGCAGCCACCTCTGCCACTGTCCCTGGGGCTGGGCTCCCATCAGGGAGTGGGGCCACTGTGGGCCCCGCCACCATGGGCTCTGTGCGCTCTCATGCCTCCAGCCGGGCCAGTGAGAATCAGTCCCCCAGCAGCAGCAACTACTTCAGCCCCCGGGAGTCCActgatttctcctcttcctcccaagaGGCATTTGCAGCTTCTGCAGTGGGCAGCGGGGAGCGCCGAGGAGGTGGCCCTGTATTCCCAGCCCCTGTGGTTGGCAGTGGGGGAGCCACCTCGGGGAAGCTGCTGCTGGAGGCGGACGAGCTTTGCGACGATGGTGGCGATGGGAGGGGTGCTGTGGTTCCCGGGGCTGGGCTCCGGCGGCCTACCTATGCACCACCCAGCATCATGCCACAGAAGCACTGGGTATACGTGAAGCGGGGTGGAAACAGCCCAGCACCAGCACCCCTGGTTCCCCAAGACCCAGATCtggaagaggatgaggaggaggaagacctgGTGTTGACCTGTGAGGATGATGAAGATGAAGAGCTGGGGGGTGGCTCCAGGGTTCCCGAGGCTGGAGGACCCGAGGCTACCCTTAGCATAAGTGATGTCCGGACCCTAACTGAACCTCCGGACAAGGGAGAGGAGCAGGTCAATTTCTGTGAGTCTTCCAATGACTTTGGCTCCTATGAGGGTGGGGGTCCTGGGGCTGGGCTTGATGATTCAGGGGGGCCAACTCCTTCCTCTTacgccccctcccaccctccgaGGCCCCTGCTTCCCCTGGACATGCAGGGCAATCAGATCCTAGTCTTCCCATCgtcttcatcttcctcctcctcctcacaggCTCCAGGACAGCCACCTGGGAACCAAGCTGAACATGGGGCGGTGACCCTGGGGGGCACCTCGGCCGGGGCCCTGGGCATGCCGAGTGGTGCCGGGGGGACCCCTGGAGGGACAGGCAGTGGGGATGGGAATAAGATCTTTTTGTGCCACTGTGGGAAGGCCTTTTCCCACAAGAGCATGCGCGATCGACACGTGAATATGCACCTCAACCTGCGGCCCTTTGACTGCCCTGTGTGCAACAAAAAGTTTAAGATGAAGCACCACCTGACCGAGCACATGAAGACGCACACGGGCCTCAAACCCTACGAGTGTGGCGTCTGCGCCAAGAAGTTCATGTGGCGAGACAGCTTCATGCGCCACCGGGGACACTGTGAGCGCAGGCACCGCCTGGGCGGGGGCGGGAGTGGGCCTGGACCTGGGGGCCCAGTAGGGCCAGCCCTGCCACCCAAGAGAGAGTCccccggtgggggcgggggcagtggCGATGAGGTGAGTGGGGCCACGCCCCAGTCCAGCCGAAGGGTCTGGTCGCCACCCAGTGTGCACAAGGTGGAGATGGGCTTTGGTGGAGGTGGAGGAACAAACTGA